One region of Epilithonimonas zeae genomic DNA includes:
- a CDS encoding T9SS type A sorting domain-containing protein, which translates to MKKITFFAGILFALLTNRMNAQSQILGKNEFGRIFEVTYSTSEQNTIYATTITNHILVSKNNGVSWEVFYSIPTEIGNVTKLNISKNGTFLTFSTLKNGVGEVHIFDIATKTITKTFSMPNYSEGAFVSAYNFFGDDKDNLIVSSQFPFGLGTANRVYTTNDGGQNWKEVYYSVDDNHNIITSYVAFSPTDKNKIYIANGNGSEGVYGGLMISNDGGDTFSTKLEGSVLATLEFNPNNPNEIYAGTGISFGMSPEKLHHSTDGGATWEDKNITWGSNGILNNIIDIKYNPLDNNHIIVLEEDEIVSTKDGGATWQNVEYPYDNLDSYYYGIKASFNPFKAGELFITANYKPLFSTDNGTTLTQVQTPFFSSTGRVTLFEKDNSKHLFYSVQNGFVHRNLADNSESAFDIQALNIFTNNNGPAYIPDSKKEGRVYSYKGGFLGSTLAVSDNFGVDFSPIFETFTNGLTNVIPDPQVNNQVYATFNNWDQGELDKINFNNPSDIVVTNIPLPTQGAVYKILHPNNISDEFFILVGSEIYKTTNGGTDWTAVTIDANFPYGAVVFDISQNPKNSNQLALATSQGVFVSNDKGVTWNQVSDFVAFKVDYSDVNNGVLVAATYTSMYTTFNIFYSVDNGANWKNVDRDDLLQTETNSISIDFSDKNAFIYIASADLGLVGYNLNLDVLATGEASGDKAKVLVYPNPVVDVVHIDDKNLKSVALYNMEGKKLLETNNSEMNVSKLPNGVYILRIVTSDNNIVSKKIIKK; encoded by the coding sequence ATGAAGAAAATTACTTTTTTTGCGGGAATCCTATTTGCGTTATTAACCAATAGAATGAATGCCCAGTCTCAGATTTTGGGCAAGAATGAATTCGGGAGAATCTTTGAGGTAACTTACAGCACCAGCGAGCAAAACACCATTTATGCAACAACTATTACCAACCATATTTTGGTTTCCAAGAACAATGGGGTTTCCTGGGAAGTATTTTATTCGATTCCAACGGAAATCGGAAATGTTACCAAACTGAATATTAGCAAAAATGGCACGTTCCTGACATTTTCCACGTTGAAAAACGGAGTTGGTGAAGTTCACATTTTTGACATAGCTACCAAAACGATTACAAAAACCTTCTCGATGCCAAATTATTCAGAAGGTGCTTTTGTTTCGGCTTATAATTTCTTTGGCGATGATAAAGACAACCTGATCGTTAGTTCTCAGTTTCCGTTTGGATTAGGAACAGCCAACCGTGTTTATACAACCAATGACGGTGGACAAAACTGGAAAGAAGTCTACTATTCGGTGGATGATAACCATAATATTATCACAAGCTATGTCGCCTTCAGCCCAACTGATAAAAATAAAATCTACATTGCCAACGGAAATGGAAGCGAAGGTGTTTATGGCGGACTGATGATTTCCAACGATGGTGGTGATACTTTCTCAACCAAACTGGAAGGCAGTGTTCTCGCAACGCTGGAATTCAATCCGAATAACCCGAACGAAATCTACGCTGGGACAGGAATCAGCTTCGGAATGAGTCCGGAAAAACTTCATCATTCTACAGACGGCGGCGCAACTTGGGAAGACAAAAATATAACTTGGGGAAGCAACGGTATATTGAATAACATTATTGACATTAAATATAACCCGCTGGATAACAATCACATCATTGTTTTGGAGGAAGATGAGATTGTTTCTACAAAAGACGGCGGCGCAACCTGGCAGAATGTTGAATACCCTTATGACAATCTGGACAGCTATTATTACGGAATCAAAGCAAGTTTCAACCCGTTCAAGGCAGGAGAACTATTTATTACAGCGAATTACAAACCATTATTCTCCACAGATAACGGAACGACACTGACACAAGTTCAGACACCATTTTTCAGCTCGACCGGTAGAGTGACATTGTTCGAAAAAGACAATTCGAAACATCTTTTTTACAGCGTTCAGAATGGTTTTGTACACAGAAATCTGGCGGATAATTCTGAGAGTGCTTTTGACATTCAGGCTCTTAATATTTTTACCAATAATAACGGTCCGGCTTACATTCCGGATTCTAAAAAAGAAGGCAGAGTTTATTCTTACAAAGGCGGATTTTTGGGTTCTACTTTGGCGGTAAGTGATAATTTTGGTGTTGATTTTTCTCCAATTTTCGAAACGTTTACAAATGGCTTGACTAATGTAATCCCTGATCCGCAGGTTAACAATCAGGTTTATGCAACATTCAACAATTGGGATCAAGGCGAATTGGATAAAATCAACTTCAACAATCCGAGTGATATTGTCGTGACCAATATTCCGCTTCCAACTCAAGGTGCGGTTTACAAAATCCTGCATCCAAATAATATTTCGGACGAGTTTTTCATTCTGGTAGGTTCAGAAATTTATAAAACAACGAATGGCGGAACAGATTGGACTGCAGTTACCATTGACGCAAACTTCCCATACGGTGCTGTAGTATTTGATATTTCTCAAAATCCTAAGAACTCAAATCAGTTGGCTCTCGCAACTTCACAAGGTGTTTTTGTTTCTAATGATAAAGGTGTTACTTGGAATCAAGTTTCAGATTTTGTAGCCTTCAAGGTGGATTATTCTGATGTCAATAATGGCGTTCTTGTGGCAGCGACCTACACGTCAATGTACACGACTTTTAATATTTTCTATTCCGTAGACAATGGTGCCAATTGGAAAAACGTTGACCGTGATGATTTGCTACAAACCGAGACCAACTCTATTTCAATTGATTTCTCAGACAAAAATGCATTCATTTACATTGCGTCTGCGGATTTGGGATTGGTAGGCTATAATTTGAATTTGGACGTTTTAGCAACCGGCGAAGCTTCCGGAGACAAAGCAAAAGTACTGGTTTACCCGAATCCTGTTGTTGATGTCGTTCATATTGATGACAAGAATTTGAAATCTGTTGCACTTTACAATATGGAGGGCAAAAAATTATTGGAAACTAATAACAGTGAAATGAATGTTTCTAAACTTCCAAACGGCGTTTACATACTAAGAATCGTAACGTCTGATAACAATATTGTAAGTAAAAAAATCATCAAAAAGTAA
- a CDS encoding tetratricopeptide repeat protein, which produces MIIEGVEAMNKKEFVKSLQILSKTKKIAQDNRWYREEFLAVNNIGANYYMMLDYGEALNNYLDAYKIAVAHLDEKSEMTVLNNIAILYSRDNKIDKAKDYFSKAYELAGKVNNNTSKGLYAINLTIVYNEKGDYKTAKKYIDEALKLTASSPYYLLAKSTYMETLVNLKQYDEAEKMANELLPKLNGVEYAEHKTQIYYNLSTIAEQKNDLQKAFQFLKLAEKNNLNFDFKENLFGRFSKLYQKTNDIERAVSYKDSIMAVKDSVNRIKNGQLFENSKIKFELHNSQKDLAESKGKLTTQRSFFIKGILLAIFIALIIFWALRNSIVKNKQQKIIEQNNAEIAKLELEKEKKNKEILENQLKEKEVSALLEEEKYKNEIEAKNRKLTTKALQLSTKIELIDDLINTLSRESDDLNNVDISSIIKQFKILQKQTHEEESFLVHFEEVNQGFIARLKQLHPDLNSNDVRFLSYVYMNLSVKEISTIFNITPEACRKRKERIVKKMGHDETLDLYTYITSI; this is translated from the coding sequence ATGATTATTGAAGGCGTAGAAGCAATGAACAAAAAGGAATTTGTAAAGTCACTGCAAATTCTTAGCAAAACCAAAAAAATTGCCCAGGACAACCGTTGGTATCGGGAAGAATTCCTGGCTGTCAACAACATCGGCGCCAATTATTATATGATGCTGGATTACGGCGAAGCGTTGAATAATTATCTTGATGCTTACAAAATTGCCGTGGCTCATCTCGATGAAAAGTCGGAAATGACGGTGCTGAACAATATCGCCATTCTCTATTCCCGAGACAATAAAATAGATAAAGCCAAAGATTATTTTTCCAAAGCTTATGAACTTGCAGGAAAGGTTAACAACAACACTTCCAAAGGTTTATATGCCATTAATCTGACTATCGTTTATAATGAAAAAGGAGATTACAAAACAGCGAAAAAATACATTGATGAAGCGCTGAAACTCACCGCAAGTTCTCCATATTATCTGCTGGCAAAGTCGACGTATATGGAAACATTGGTGAATCTTAAACAATATGATGAAGCGGAAAAAATGGCCAATGAGTTGCTTCCGAAGCTGAATGGTGTGGAATATGCCGAGCATAAAACGCAGATTTACTATAATCTTTCTACGATTGCTGAGCAAAAAAATGACCTTCAGAAAGCGTTTCAATTTTTGAAATTGGCCGAGAAAAACAATCTCAATTTTGATTTCAAAGAAAATCTTTTCGGAAGATTCAGCAAACTTTATCAAAAAACCAATGACATCGAGCGCGCAGTTTCTTACAAAGATTCGATAATGGCTGTGAAAGATTCGGTGAATAGAATCAAAAACGGACAGCTTTTCGAGAACAGTAAAATCAAATTTGAGCTTCATAATTCACAGAAAGATTTGGCAGAAAGTAAAGGAAAACTGACGACTCAGCGTTCTTTTTTCATCAAGGGAATTTTGCTAGCTATTTTCATTGCTCTAATAATTTTTTGGGCGTTGAGAAACAGCATTGTCAAAAACAAGCAGCAGAAAATCATCGAACAAAATAACGCAGAAATCGCTAAGCTTGAACTCGAAAAAGAAAAAAAGAATAAGGAAATCCTTGAGAATCAATTAAAAGAAAAAGAGGTTTCGGCTTTATTGGAAGAAGAAAAATACAAAAACGAAATCGAGGCCAAAAATAGGAAACTGACAACCAAGGCTTTACAGCTTTCCACAAAAATAGAACTTATAGATGACCTCATCAACACACTTTCCAGAGAATCGGACGATCTGAACAATGTGGACATCAGCAGTATCATCAAACAATTCAAAATTCTTCAAAAACAAACACACGAAGAAGAAAGTTTTCTGGTTCATTTCGAAGAAGTCAATCAAGGTTTTATTGCCAGATTGAAACAGCTTCATCCTGACCTTAATTCAAACGATGTAAGATTCCTTTCATATGTCTATATGAATCTGTCAGTAAAAGAGATTTCGACCATTTTCAACATCACTCCAGAGGCTTGTCGCAAAAGAAAAGAGCGGATTGTAAAGAAAATGGGACACGACGAAACCTTAGACTTATATACCTATATTACAAGCATTTAA
- a CDS encoding quinone-dependent dihydroorotate dehydrogenase: MYKSLIRPILFKFDPEEIHHFTFSILKNFGFLAKLFLPKPIEDQRLEREVFGLKFKNPVGLAAGFDKDAKLFKELSDLGFGFIEIGTLTPKPQPGNDKKRLFRLKEDSAIINRMGFNNGGVDEAIERLKKNKNVLIGGNIGKNKMTLNEEAVNDYKICFEKLFPYVDYFVVNVSSPNTPNLRELQDKKPLTELLSTLQNLNLKKPKQKPILLKIAPDLTDEQLLDIIDIVKETQIAGVIATNTTLSRENLVSENKSEMGGLSGKPLTKRSTEVIRFLSEKSGKAFPIIGVGGIHTAQDALEKLEAGASLVQLYTGFIYEGPELINEINKAILKGK, from the coding sequence ATGTACAAAAGCCTAATTCGTCCTATTCTTTTCAAATTCGACCCCGAAGAAATTCATCATTTTACTTTTTCTATTCTGAAGAATTTCGGATTTCTTGCCAAATTATTTTTACCAAAACCAATCGAAGATCAACGTCTGGAACGAGAAGTTTTTGGATTGAAATTTAAAAATCCGGTTGGCCTCGCCGCAGGTTTTGATAAAGACGCTAAACTCTTCAAAGAGTTGTCTGACCTAGGATTCGGGTTCATAGAAATTGGAACTTTGACACCGAAACCACAACCAGGAAATGATAAAAAACGATTATTCAGACTGAAGGAAGATTCTGCAATCATTAACAGAATGGGCTTCAATAATGGCGGTGTTGATGAAGCCATTGAACGTCTGAAAAAAAATAAAAATGTTCTGATTGGCGGAAACATCGGAAAAAATAAAATGACGCTAAACGAAGAAGCAGTTAATGATTACAAAATCTGTTTCGAAAAATTATTTCCTTACGTTGATTATTTCGTGGTTAATGTCAGTTCGCCAAATACGCCCAATCTCCGTGAACTTCAGGACAAAAAGCCTTTGACAGAATTATTATCAACGCTTCAAAACCTCAATCTTAAAAAGCCAAAACAAAAACCAATTCTGCTGAAAATTGCTCCGGATTTGACAGATGAACAGCTTTTGGATATTATCGATATCGTTAAAGAAACACAAATTGCTGGCGTTATTGCTACAAACACAACTTTGTCAAGAGAAAATTTAGTTTCAGAAAATAAATCAGAAATGGGCGGATTGTCCGGAAAACCATTAACAAAACGTTCTACAGAAGTCATCAGATTTTTATCGGAAAAAAGTGGAAAAGCCTTCCCAATTATTGGCGTTGGCGGAATTCACACAGCACAGGATGCTTTAGAAAAACTAGAAGCTGGTGCAAGTCTCGTGCAGCTTTACACAGGCTTTATCTACGAAGGACCGGAATTGATTAATGAAATTAATAAAGCAATTCTAAAGGGAAAATAA